In a single window of the Nicotiana tomentosiformis chromosome 10, ASM39032v3, whole genome shotgun sequence genome:
- the LOC104104576 gene encoding chaperonin 60 subunit beta 4, chloroplastic isoform X3, with translation MSCSLNHLPAITLKNGSVHRTSKRVSGSMLNARAMAKELYFNHDGSTTKKLLAGVNLVAELVGVTMGPKGRNVVLGNKYGPPKIVNDGETVLKEVEDHELEDVAAVSAGNDYAIGNMISEALRQVGKKGVVTIEKGNNTETSLEVVEGMQFDRGYLSPYFVTDRRKRIVELHNCKLLLVDKKITNPKELVKILDNAVKEKYPVLIVAEGIEQDALAPVIRNKLRGVLKVAAIKAPSFGERKSHCLDDIAILTGGTVIRDDMGLTLENAHKDLLGTASKVVITKDSTLIVTDGNTRAAVSKRVSQIQKLVENTEENFQKKILNERIARLSGGIAIIQVGAQTQVELKDKQLRIEDALNAARAATEEGVVVGGGCCLLRLSSKVDAIKEMLDNEDQKIGADIFKRALSYPAKQIAKNAGVNGNIVVEKILSVDNMKYGYNAARDRYEDLMAAKILDPAKVVRCCLEHAAAVAKTFLISDAVVIDIPEPVSRQMRRPPMPTSGPRLTDLTGGGARIFTKGSQNIKNNTPRRQENSTI, from the exons ATGAGTTGTTCTTTGAATCATTTACCTGCAATTACTTTGAAAAATGGTTCAGTACACAGAACTTCTAAAAGGGTGTCTGGTTCTATGTTGAATGCAAGAGCTATGGCTAAAGAATTGTACTTTAACCATGATGGTTCTACCACAAAGAAACTTCTG GCAGGTGTGAATTTGGTGGCAGAGCTGGTTGGAGTCACAATGGGTCCAAAAGGAAGAAATGTAGTGCTTGGAAATAAGTATGGTCCTCCCAAGATTGTTAATGATGGTGAAACTGTTCTTAAAGAG GTTGAGGATCACGAGCTGGAAGACGTTGCTGCTGTTAGTGCTGGCAACGATTATGCCATCGGGAACATGATTTCAGAAGCTCTTAGGCAGGTTGGAAAAAAAGGTGTTGTCACAATTGAGAAAGGGAACAATACTGAAACCAGTCTAGAAGTCGTAGAAGGAATGCAGTTTGATCGTGGTTATTTGTCACCTTATTTTGTAACTGATCGACGAAAGAGGATTGTGGAGCTTCACAATTGTAAG TTGCTTTTGGTTGATAAAAAAATTACAAACCCGAAGGAGTTGGTAAAAATTTTGGACAATGCAGTAAAGGAGAAATACCCGGTTTTGATAGTCGCGGAGGGCATTGAGCAGGATGCTTTGGCTCCAGTAATTAGGAACAAACTCAGGGGTGTCCTAAAGGTAGCTGCTATAAAAGCTCCATCTTTTGGCGAGCGCAAGAGTCATTGCTTAGATGACATCGCTATCTTGACTGGAG GAACTGTGATCAGAGACGACATGGGATTGACTCTTGAAAATGCCCACAAGGACTTGCTGGGAACTGCTTCAAAGGTGGTGATTACTAAGGACTCTACATTGATAGTTACTGATGGAAATACTCGAGCGGCTGTTAGCAAGAGGGTTTCTCAGATACAAAAGCTTGTTGAG AACAcagaagaaaatttccaaaagAAAATCTTGAATGAAAGAATTGCAAGATTATCTGGTGGTATTGCCATCATTCAG GTGGGAGCACAAACACAGGTTGAGTTGAAAGACAAACAACTAAGGATTGAGGATGCTCTCAATGCAGCAAGG GCTGCTACTGAGGAAGGAGTAGTAGTGGGTGGTGGCTGTTGTCTTCTGAGACTATCATCAAAGGTGGATGCTATAAAAGAAATGCTAGACAACGAGGATCAGAAG ATAGGGGCTGATATTTTTAAAAGAGCACTATCATATCCTGCAAAACAGATAGCAAAGAATGCTGGTGTAAATGGGAACATAGTTGTAGAGAAG ATTTTGTCAGTGGATAACATGAAATATGGATATAATGCTGCAAGAGACAGATATGAAGATTTGATGGCTGCCAAAATTTTGGATCCTGCAAAG GTTGTTAGATGTTGCCTAGAGCATGCAGCAGCAGTTGCGAAGACCTTCCTAATATCTGATGCTGTTGTTATTGACATCCCCGAACCGGTATCCAGACAGATGAGAAGACCACCAATGCCAACTTCAG GTCCAAGGCTCACTGATCTCACAGGTGGTGGAGCCAGGATTTTCACAaaggggagtcaaaatataaagaataacACACCAAGAAGACAAGAGAATTCAACAATATAA
- the LOC104104575 gene encoding uncharacterized protein, which yields MNLAVRELSVPVVRAFAWTAREKESEVIRRRRALRRFDNELEKGNYKAAHSHMKQLQHDPRGLLGFGSVKLVVPKRIAAQELQMDNSASFESLADSILRSIKHSIEFALLDEEVLLTGIEDDMGSESYDSPYEDHQMCLQHEAGHFLVGYFVGVLPRSYQVPSVEDIIQDKFAQGNVQFLGFEFLKQVDIDTISSNKFTQGKLKSKEIRAKISSRTLNKFLCVILGGLAAEYLVFGYSELLHSDVQQLDRVLRWLCFNENEADSVVRWAVITTLSLLSHHHEARSRLAEAMNSRRSIGYCIDAIESAL from the exons ATGAATTTGGCGGTGAGAGAGCTTTCCGTTCCGGTGGTTAGAGCCTTCGCTTGGACGGCGAGGGAGAAGGAGTCCGAAGTAATACGACGTCGTAGAGCACTGAGAAGGTTTGATAATGAGTTAGAAAAGGGAAATTACAAGGCTGCTCACTCTCATATGAAGCAATTACAGCACGATCCCCGTGGCCTACTTGGCTTCGGCTCTGTTAAACTGGTGGTGCCAAAAAGAATAGCAGCACAAGAACTACAGATGGATAATTCAGCGTCTTTTGAATCTTTAGCTGACTCGATTCTGCGTTCAATTAAACATAGCATCGAGTTTGCTCTGTTAGATGAGGAGGTCTTATTGACGGGAATAGAAGATGATATGGGGAGTGAAAGTTATGATTCCCCTTACGAAGATCATCAAATGTGCTTGCAA CATGAGGCTGGGCATTTTCTTGTTGGTTACTTTGTCGGCGTCTTACCAAGAAGTTATCAAGTACCTAGTGTAGAAGATATTATACAGGACAAGTTTGCTCAAGGAAATGTGCAGTTTCTTGGCTTTGAATTTCTCAAACAAGTTGACATTGATACTATATCTAGCAACAAGTTTACCCAAGGCAAGCTAAAAAGCAAGGAAATCAGGGCCAAAATCTCATCCCGGACTTTGAACAAGTTTTTGTGTGTGATACTGGGAGGGTTAGCAGCGGAGTACCTGGTATTTGGATACTCAGAATTACTTCACTCAGATGTTCAACAGCTGGACAGAGTGCTAAGATGGTTGTGCTTCAATGAGAATGAAGCTGACTCTGTGGTAAGATGGGCTGTAATTACCACTTTGTCGTTATTAAGTCATCATCACGAGGCTCGATCAAGACTAGCAGAGGCCATGAACTCGAGAAGATCCATTGGCTATTGTATTGATGCGATAGAGAGTGCTCTGTGA
- the LOC104104576 gene encoding chaperonin 60 subunit beta 4, chloroplastic isoform X2, giving the protein MSCSLNHLPAITLKNGSVHRTSKRVSGSMLNARAMAKELYFNHDGSTTKKLLAGVNLVAELVGVTMGPKGRNVVLGNKYGPPKIVNDGETVLKEIQLEDPLEHVGVKLVREAGAKTNNLAGDGCTTSIVLARGLIAEGVKVTAMGANVVQVSRGIEKTAKALVSELKLMSREVEDHELEDVAAVSAGNDYAIGNMISEALRQVGKKGVVTIEKGNNTETSLEVVEGMQFDRGYLSPYFVTDRRKRIVELHNCKLLLVDKKITNPKELVKILDNAVKEKYPVLIVAEGIEQDALAPVIRNKLRGVLKVAAIKAPSFGERKSHCLDDIAILTGGTVIRDDMGLTLENAHKDLLGTASKVVITKDSTLIVTDGNTRAAVSKRVSQIQKLVENTEENFQKKILNERIARLSGGIAIIQVGAQTQVELKDKQLRIEDALNAARAATEEGVVVGGGCCLLRLSSKVDAIKEMLDNEDQKIGADIFKRALSYPAKQIAKNAGVNGNIVVEKILSVDNMKYGYNAARDRYEDLMAAKILDPAKVVRCCLEHAAAVAKTFLISDAVVIDIPEPVSRQMRRPPMPTSA; this is encoded by the exons ATGAGTTGTTCTTTGAATCATTTACCTGCAATTACTTTGAAAAATGGTTCAGTACACAGAACTTCTAAAAGGGTGTCTGGTTCTATGTTGAATGCAAGAGCTATGGCTAAAGAATTGTACTTTAACCATGATGGTTCTACCACAAAGAAACTTCTG GCAGGTGTGAATTTGGTGGCAGAGCTGGTTGGAGTCACAATGGGTCCAAAAGGAAGAAATGTAGTGCTTGGAAATAAGTATGGTCCTCCCAAGATTGTTAATGATGGTGAAACTGTTCTTAAAGAG ATTCAGCTGGAGGATCCTTTGGAACATGTTGGAGTAAAATTGGTTAGGGAAGCCGGTGCCAAGACTAATAATCTTGCTGGCGATGGTTGCACAACATCTATAGTGCTTGCTCGGGGTCTAATTGCTGAAGGTGTCAAG GTTACTGCAATGGGCGCAAATGTTGTCCAAGTGTCTCGTGGAATTGAGAAAACGGCTAAAGCCCTCGTTTCTGAGCTCAAGTTGATGTCTAGAGAG GTTGAGGATCACGAGCTGGAAGACGTTGCTGCTGTTAGTGCTGGCAACGATTATGCCATCGGGAACATGATTTCAGAAGCTCTTAGGCAGGTTGGAAAAAAAGGTGTTGTCACAATTGAGAAAGGGAACAATACTGAAACCAGTCTAGAAGTCGTAGAAGGAATGCAGTTTGATCGTGGTTATTTGTCACCTTATTTTGTAACTGATCGACGAAAGAGGATTGTGGAGCTTCACAATTGTAAG TTGCTTTTGGTTGATAAAAAAATTACAAACCCGAAGGAGTTGGTAAAAATTTTGGACAATGCAGTAAAGGAGAAATACCCGGTTTTGATAGTCGCGGAGGGCATTGAGCAGGATGCTTTGGCTCCAGTAATTAGGAACAAACTCAGGGGTGTCCTAAAGGTAGCTGCTATAAAAGCTCCATCTTTTGGCGAGCGCAAGAGTCATTGCTTAGATGACATCGCTATCTTGACTGGAG GAACTGTGATCAGAGACGACATGGGATTGACTCTTGAAAATGCCCACAAGGACTTGCTGGGAACTGCTTCAAAGGTGGTGATTACTAAGGACTCTACATTGATAGTTACTGATGGAAATACTCGAGCGGCTGTTAGCAAGAGGGTTTCTCAGATACAAAAGCTTGTTGAG AACAcagaagaaaatttccaaaagAAAATCTTGAATGAAAGAATTGCAAGATTATCTGGTGGTATTGCCATCATTCAG GTGGGAGCACAAACACAGGTTGAGTTGAAAGACAAACAACTAAGGATTGAGGATGCTCTCAATGCAGCAAGG GCTGCTACTGAGGAAGGAGTAGTAGTGGGTGGTGGCTGTTGTCTTCTGAGACTATCATCAAAGGTGGATGCTATAAAAGAAATGCTAGACAACGAGGATCAGAAG ATAGGGGCTGATATTTTTAAAAGAGCACTATCATATCCTGCAAAACAGATAGCAAAGAATGCTGGTGTAAATGGGAACATAGTTGTAGAGAAG ATTTTGTCAGTGGATAACATGAAATATGGATATAATGCTGCAAGAGACAGATATGAAGATTTGATGGCTGCCAAAATTTTGGATCCTGCAAAG GTTGTTAGATGTTGCCTAGAGCATGCAGCAGCAGTTGCGAAGACCTTCCTAATATCTGATGCTGTTGTTATTGACATCCCCGAACCGGTATCCAGACAGATGAGAAGACCACCAATGCCAACTTCAG CGTAG
- the LOC104104576 gene encoding ruBisCO large subunit-binding protein subunit beta, chloroplastic isoform X1: MSCSLNHLPAITLKNGSVHRTSKRVSGSMLNARAMAKELYFNHDGSTTKKLLAGVNLVAELVGVTMGPKGRNVVLGNKYGPPKIVNDGETVLKEIQLEDPLEHVGVKLVREAGAKTNNLAGDGCTTSIVLARGLIAEGVKVTAMGANVVQVSRGIEKTAKALVSELKLMSREVEDHELEDVAAVSAGNDYAIGNMISEALRQVGKKGVVTIEKGNNTETSLEVVEGMQFDRGYLSPYFVTDRRKRIVELHNCKLLLVDKKITNPKELVKILDNAVKEKYPVLIVAEGIEQDALAPVIRNKLRGVLKVAAIKAPSFGERKSHCLDDIAILTGGTVIRDDMGLTLENAHKDLLGTASKVVITKDSTLIVTDGNTRAAVSKRVSQIQKLVENTEENFQKKILNERIARLSGGIAIIQVGAQTQVELKDKQLRIEDALNAARAATEEGVVVGGGCCLLRLSSKVDAIKEMLDNEDQKIGADIFKRALSYPAKQIAKNAGVNGNIVVEKILSVDNMKYGYNAARDRYEDLMAAKILDPAKVVRCCLEHAAAVAKTFLISDAVVIDIPEPVSRQMRRPPMPTSGPRLTDLTGGGARIFTKGSQNIKNNTPRRQENSTI, encoded by the exons ATGAGTTGTTCTTTGAATCATTTACCTGCAATTACTTTGAAAAATGGTTCAGTACACAGAACTTCTAAAAGGGTGTCTGGTTCTATGTTGAATGCAAGAGCTATGGCTAAAGAATTGTACTTTAACCATGATGGTTCTACCACAAAGAAACTTCTG GCAGGTGTGAATTTGGTGGCAGAGCTGGTTGGAGTCACAATGGGTCCAAAAGGAAGAAATGTAGTGCTTGGAAATAAGTATGGTCCTCCCAAGATTGTTAATGATGGTGAAACTGTTCTTAAAGAG ATTCAGCTGGAGGATCCTTTGGAACATGTTGGAGTAAAATTGGTTAGGGAAGCCGGTGCCAAGACTAATAATCTTGCTGGCGATGGTTGCACAACATCTATAGTGCTTGCTCGGGGTCTAATTGCTGAAGGTGTCAAG GTTACTGCAATGGGCGCAAATGTTGTCCAAGTGTCTCGTGGAATTGAGAAAACGGCTAAAGCCCTCGTTTCTGAGCTCAAGTTGATGTCTAGAGAG GTTGAGGATCACGAGCTGGAAGACGTTGCTGCTGTTAGTGCTGGCAACGATTATGCCATCGGGAACATGATTTCAGAAGCTCTTAGGCAGGTTGGAAAAAAAGGTGTTGTCACAATTGAGAAAGGGAACAATACTGAAACCAGTCTAGAAGTCGTAGAAGGAATGCAGTTTGATCGTGGTTATTTGTCACCTTATTTTGTAACTGATCGACGAAAGAGGATTGTGGAGCTTCACAATTGTAAG TTGCTTTTGGTTGATAAAAAAATTACAAACCCGAAGGAGTTGGTAAAAATTTTGGACAATGCAGTAAAGGAGAAATACCCGGTTTTGATAGTCGCGGAGGGCATTGAGCAGGATGCTTTGGCTCCAGTAATTAGGAACAAACTCAGGGGTGTCCTAAAGGTAGCTGCTATAAAAGCTCCATCTTTTGGCGAGCGCAAGAGTCATTGCTTAGATGACATCGCTATCTTGACTGGAG GAACTGTGATCAGAGACGACATGGGATTGACTCTTGAAAATGCCCACAAGGACTTGCTGGGAACTGCTTCAAAGGTGGTGATTACTAAGGACTCTACATTGATAGTTACTGATGGAAATACTCGAGCGGCTGTTAGCAAGAGGGTTTCTCAGATACAAAAGCTTGTTGAG AACAcagaagaaaatttccaaaagAAAATCTTGAATGAAAGAATTGCAAGATTATCTGGTGGTATTGCCATCATTCAG GTGGGAGCACAAACACAGGTTGAGTTGAAAGACAAACAACTAAGGATTGAGGATGCTCTCAATGCAGCAAGG GCTGCTACTGAGGAAGGAGTAGTAGTGGGTGGTGGCTGTTGTCTTCTGAGACTATCATCAAAGGTGGATGCTATAAAAGAAATGCTAGACAACGAGGATCAGAAG ATAGGGGCTGATATTTTTAAAAGAGCACTATCATATCCTGCAAAACAGATAGCAAAGAATGCTGGTGTAAATGGGAACATAGTTGTAGAGAAG ATTTTGTCAGTGGATAACATGAAATATGGATATAATGCTGCAAGAGACAGATATGAAGATTTGATGGCTGCCAAAATTTTGGATCCTGCAAAG GTTGTTAGATGTTGCCTAGAGCATGCAGCAGCAGTTGCGAAGACCTTCCTAATATCTGATGCTGTTGTTATTGACATCCCCGAACCGGTATCCAGACAGATGAGAAGACCACCAATGCCAACTTCAG GTCCAAGGCTCACTGATCTCACAGGTGGTGGAGCCAGGATTTTCACAaaggggagtcaaaatataaagaataacACACCAAGAAGACAAGAGAATTCAACAATATAA